The following coding sequences lie in one Lentilactobacillus sp. SPB1-3 genomic window:
- a CDS encoding acyl-[acyl-carrier-protein] thioesterase: protein MTAKKFSETHTVPYYEGNITNHITLAMLLNIVILVSEHQNEILGVDHNELINNYGIGWVVTSYSIKINELPKIDQTIKLTTRGTSYNKYFAYREFWIENEDGEELVKIDSIWVLINEETRKVSPIDNDLIALYESENVKRLPRLPRPEKLGDELDSSKKYQVRINDIDFNGHVNNAHYMDWMLDVFSIDFITSHKPVQVDIRFENEVTYGSWVESSVKIEAMPDGLTKTVHRIDSGNEVSAIATIIWGDIK from the coding sequence ATGACGGCAAAAAAATTTTCAGAAACTCATACAGTTCCATATTACGAAGGAAATATCACTAACCACATCACTTTGGCTATGTTGTTAAATATCGTCATTTTAGTATCTGAGCATCAAAATGAAATTCTTGGTGTTGATCATAATGAATTGATCAACAATTATGGAATTGGTTGGGTAGTCACATCTTATTCAATTAAAATTAATGAATTACCCAAAATCGATCAGACCATTAAGTTAACTACCAGAGGAACATCATACAATAAATATTTTGCTTATCGAGAATTCTGGATTGAGAACGAAGATGGCGAAGAACTTGTTAAGATCGATAGTATCTGGGTATTAATTAATGAAGAAACTAGGAAAGTTAGTCCGATCGATAACGATTTAATTGCACTATATGAGTCTGAAAATGTTAAGCGATTGCCAAGATTACCGCGACCAGAAAAGCTGGGGGATGAATTAGATTCCTCTAAAAAATATCAAGTGCGGATCAATGACATTGATTTTAATGGTCATGTCAATAACGCTCACTATATGGATTGGATGTTGGATGTCTTTTCAATAGACTTCATCACTTCACATAAACCAGTTCAAGTTGATATTCGTTTTGAAAATGAAGTAACTTATGGCAGCTGGGTGGAAAGCTCTGTGAAAATAGAAGCTATGCCAGATGGCCTTACTAAGACAGTTCATAGAATTGATTCTGGTAATGAAGTTTCAGCAATTGCCACAATCATCTGGGGGGACATTAAGTAA
- the tsaB gene encoding tRNA (adenosine(37)-N6)-threonylcarbamoyltransferase complex dimerization subunit type 1 TsaB encodes MKILAIDTSNKPLTVAVLDNNELLATETITTHQKHAEFLLPVIEDLVNKASLKPVDIDRIVVATGPGSYTGVRMATTVAKTLAMTLNIELVPVSSLLNIALTVGKVDGFINPIFDARNDNMYTGLYKWDGENLAEVLPDRHTNIQEWGKQIAQLNDPVTVVANTDSFDEELTNNDADTSIVDHFKVVPSATLLGRYGANLEAVTDIDAMVPRYLRLTKAEADWRQNHPNEDESNYVEKN; translated from the coding sequence ATGAAAATTTTAGCGATAGATACCTCAAATAAGCCGTTGACTGTTGCAGTTTTAGATAATAATGAATTGTTGGCCACGGAAACAATTACCACTCACCAAAAGCATGCCGAATTTTTGTTACCAGTGATTGAAGATTTAGTCAATAAGGCGTCATTAAAGCCAGTTGATATTGACAGAATCGTTGTTGCTACTGGTCCGGGATCATATACTGGGGTAAGAATGGCTACCACGGTTGCTAAGACATTGGCTATGACACTTAATATTGAGTTAGTACCTGTATCTAGTTTATTAAACATCGCATTGACAGTTGGCAAGGTCGACGGTTTTATTAATCCCATATTTGATGCTAGAAATGATAATATGTATACAGGATTATATAAATGGGATGGCGAAAATTTAGCTGAGGTTTTACCAGATCGGCATACAAACATTCAGGAGTGGGGTAAGCAAATTGCCCAACTCAATGATCCGGTCACGGTAGTTGCTAATACTGATAGCTTTGACGAAGAGTTAACCAACAACGATGCAGATACATCAATCGTTGATCATTTTAAGGTTGTACCCAGTGCAACTTTATTAGGCAGGTATGGAGCTAACTTAGAAGCAGTTACTGATATTGATGCAATGGTTCCAAGGTACCTCAGATTAACTAAGGCTGAAGCTGATTGGCGTCAAAATCATCCTAATGAGGACGAGAGTAATTATGTGGAAAAAAATTAA
- the rimI gene encoding ribosomal protein S18-alanine N-acetyltransferase, with product MWKKIKSWYSERLMDKEGSLRRRYLDIKNHDVDINGTEFFLAKAMIPDIPEILGIERAVYGGQTPWDDRAFRGELMRKNDRLYLVLRRNDWLVAFIGCSLNFKTKDCHITNVAVAPNFQNHGLGYFLVNTIVKKARQMEFEKVTLEVRMSNTRAQDLYRDIGFVDNGINKGYYFNDREDALNMKMDITKLG from the coding sequence ATGTGGAAAAAAATTAAATCGTGGTATTCTGAACGCCTCATGGACAAAGAAGGTTCATTAAGACGACGCTATTTAGATATTAAAAATCATGATGTTGATATCAACGGCACCGAATTCTTTTTAGCGAAAGCAATGATTCCGGATATTCCAGAAATTCTGGGAATAGAACGGGCAGTGTATGGAGGCCAAACTCCATGGGATGATCGTGCATTTCGTGGTGAATTGATGCGAAAGAATGACCGTCTCTATTTGGTATTACGTCGAAATGATTGGCTGGTGGCCTTTATTGGCTGTTCCTTGAATTTTAAAACTAAAGATTGTCATATAACTAACGTGGCTGTCGCACCCAATTTTCAAAATCATGGATTGGGATATTTTTTGGTAAACACGATTGTGAAAAAGGCTCGCCAAATGGAATTTGAAAAAGTAACTCTTGAGGTTAGAATGAGTAATACTCGTGCTCAAGATTTATATCGAGACATCGGTTTTGTTGATAATGGTATCAACAAGGGATATTATTTCAATGATCGAGAAGATGCTTTGAACATGAAAATGGATATAACAAAGCTTGGATAA